In Rhizobium sp. ZPR4, a genomic segment contains:
- a CDS encoding NAD kinase, protein MSRNLQSVCFLASTAPEAQAAQQELILLYGQTSQEDADIVVALGGDGFMLQTLHKTMNTGKRVYGMNRGSIGFLMNDYRTDGLAERIEAAVENAFHPLQMTTRNADGSSCVALAINEVSLFRQSYQTAKLKVEIDGRVRLPELICDGLMVTTPAGSTAYNLSAHGPILPLEAPLLAMTPVSAFRPRRWRGALLPNKVTVDITVLEAEKRPVNAAADNTEVKSVLGIQIRQSEDTTARILSDPDRSWSDRILAEQFSD, encoded by the coding sequence ATGTCGCGCAATCTTCAATCCGTTTGTTTTCTCGCCTCCACCGCGCCAGAGGCTCAAGCGGCGCAGCAGGAGCTTATTCTCCTCTACGGCCAGACATCGCAGGAAGATGCGGATATCGTCGTGGCTCTCGGCGGCGACGGTTTCATGCTGCAGACGCTGCACAAGACGATGAATACGGGCAAACGCGTCTATGGCATGAACCGCGGGTCCATCGGCTTTCTGATGAACGACTACCGCACGGACGGCCTGGCCGAGCGCATCGAGGCGGCTGTCGAAAACGCGTTTCATCCCCTGCAGATGACCACGCGCAATGCTGATGGCAGCTCCTGCGTCGCGCTCGCCATCAACGAAGTCTCGCTGTTTCGCCAGTCCTATCAGACGGCAAAGCTGAAGGTGGAGATCGATGGGCGGGTCCGCCTGCCGGAACTGATCTGCGACGGGCTGATGGTGACGACACCGGCGGGCTCCACCGCCTACAATCTCTCCGCCCATGGCCCCATACTGCCGCTGGAAGCGCCGCTGCTCGCCATGACACCCGTCAGCGCCTTCCGTCCCCGCCGCTGGCGCGGCGCTCTTCTTCCGAACAAGGTGACGGTCGACATCACCGTACTCGAAGCAGAGAAGCGGCCGGTCAACGCGGCCGCCGACAATACCGAAGTCAAATCGGTTCTCGGCATCCAGATCCGGCAAAGCGAAGATACGACGGCTCGCATTCTATCCGATCCGGACAGATCATGGTCGGACAGGATTCTTGCGGAACAATTCTCGGATTGA
- a CDS encoding class I SAM-dependent methyltransferase has protein sequence MVPSNIRKFIFHDLRSVEGYIDPPDALVFLSLLECQRQHGLHGGLAEIGIYFGRSYFLLKKIAAPNEDVLGIDLFDIGNVSDGTSDQYRLFLEHGDRLGLPVDEEMLLVGDSRTFSAEEITDKIGAVRFFSVDGGHSLPNLVSDSHLARDTVADHGIIVFDDTFNPAWPEVTVGMADFIRDNDDAFSTFCMTKYKTYVCRREFHDFYRAAIEQAPHLGAFELADTHFLGCDAIRLHNPFSRRLLYELMTRSGMGALSERAYRCQ, from the coding sequence ATGGTACCATCGAATATCCGAAAATTCATTTTCCACGACCTTCGCAGCGTGGAGGGATATATCGATCCACCGGACGCCCTCGTTTTTCTTTCACTCCTCGAATGCCAGAGACAACACGGCCTTCATGGCGGCCTGGCCGAAATCGGCATCTATTTCGGACGATCCTATTTTCTCCTGAAGAAGATCGCCGCGCCCAACGAAGATGTTCTCGGCATCGATCTCTTCGACATCGGTAACGTGTCGGATGGCACGTCGGACCAATATCGTCTGTTTCTTGAACACGGAGATCGGCTCGGCCTGCCCGTCGACGAGGAGATGCTGCTTGTCGGTGACAGCAGGACGTTCTCTGCGGAGGAGATTACGGACAAGATCGGTGCGGTGCGTTTCTTCAGCGTCGACGGCGGGCACAGCCTGCCCAATCTCGTCTCCGACAGCCATCTGGCCCGGGACACGGTTGCGGATCATGGCATCATCGTCTTCGACGATACGTTCAATCCGGCCTGGCCGGAAGTGACTGTCGGCATGGCGGATTTCATCCGCGATAACGACGATGCTTTTTCGACCTTCTGCATGACGAAGTACAAAACCTACGTCTGCCGTCGCGAGTTTCACGACTTCTATCGTGCGGCCATAGAGCAGGCTCCGCATCTCGGAGCATTCGAACTGGCCGACACGCATTTTCTCGGATGCGATGCCATACGCCTGCACAACCCCTTCAGCCGCCGCCTTCTTTACGAGCTTATGACCCGCTCAGGCATGGGCGCCCTATCCGAGCGCGCCTATCGCTGCCAGTAG
- a CDS encoding AprI/Inh family metalloprotease inhibitor codes for MIRLLGLAAVSAAFALTAVLPARAADDEMVQAQAGQWLVAPESGAKGCRLTFGTNTASGGYEITGADACTTPLPALAKAKIWNFTDDGSLAIADAEGKPLMRFQQEEGSPWESEGGDPTWLLPALGDVDHVPTAASLAGAWRIQTPDGKPVCDITLTTDKDQDGTAKMSPASDCASEVGDLKLSLWATEGFGLVMLGNDGSSLSFDMKPDGSFQKSEEEEGEPLLLVRK; via the coding sequence TTGATCCGTCTTCTCGGTCTAGCGGCGGTTTCCGCCGCCTTTGCTTTGACAGCGGTCCTGCCGGCGCGCGCCGCCGATGACGAAATGGTCCAGGCGCAGGCCGGTCAATGGCTGGTCGCACCCGAAAGCGGCGCCAAGGGCTGCCGCCTGACCTTCGGAACGAACACTGCTTCCGGCGGCTACGAAATCACCGGGGCGGATGCCTGCACGACGCCCCTGCCCGCTCTCGCTAAGGCCAAGATCTGGAATTTCACCGACGACGGTTCGCTTGCCATCGCCGATGCCGAGGGCAAGCCGCTCATGCGCTTCCAGCAGGAGGAAGGCTCGCCGTGGGAAAGCGAAGGCGGCGACCCGACCTGGCTGCTGCCGGCGCTCGGCGACGTCGATCACGTGCCGACTGCCGCAAGCCTTGCCGGTGCGTGGCGCATCCAGACACCGGACGGCAAGCCCGTCTGCGATATCACGCTCACCACCGACAAGGATCAGGACGGCACGGCCAAGATGTCACCGGCCAGTGATTGCGCCAGTGAAGTCGGCGACCTCAAGCTCTCCCTCTGGGCGACGGAAGGTTTCGGGCTTGTCATGCTGGGCAATGACGGCTCCTCACTCTCCTTCGATATGAAGCCCGACGGCAGCTTCCAGAAATCCGAGGAAGAAGAAGGCGAACCGCTGCTGCTGGTCCGCAAATAG
- the rlmB gene encoding 23S rRNA (guanosine(2251)-2'-O)-methyltransferase RlmB, with protein MSKDKTPGHQGQDNTAGDKSAKDAHYATLRRAHRDAKRERGEIPTPAPQKRKKAGADDWKPPALAPDQVFLYGLHTVRAALSNPQRKNIKLSTTQNALVRLEVGPVDQLGIPVEIVSPQDIDKVLGPEAIHQGVMLETRPLPVRRLEALKDSPLLLVLDQVTDPHNVGAIMRSAVAFDAGAVITTQRHSPTESGVMAKSASGALELIPYIQITNLADALSELHRLGFTTIGLDSEGPAPLEGTFSGDKIALVLGSEGKGLRQKTRETVSALARLDMPGAIKSLNVSNAAAIALYATRSYLKS; from the coding sequence ATGAGCAAAGATAAAACACCCGGCCACCAGGGCCAAGACAACACCGCCGGCGACAAGTCCGCCAAGGACGCCCACTACGCCACCCTGCGGCGCGCGCATCGCGACGCCAAGCGCGAGCGTGGCGAAATCCCAACGCCGGCGCCGCAGAAGCGCAAGAAGGCCGGCGCCGACGACTGGAAGCCGCCGGCGCTCGCGCCCGATCAGGTCTTTCTCTATGGCCTGCATACGGTTCGCGCGGCGCTGAGCAACCCTCAGCGCAAGAACATCAAGCTGTCCACGACGCAGAATGCGCTGGTGCGCCTGGAAGTCGGCCCGGTCGATCAACTCGGCATCCCGGTCGAGATCGTCTCGCCGCAGGATATCGACAAGGTGCTTGGCCCGGAAGCGATCCATCAGGGTGTGATGCTGGAGACGCGTCCCCTGCCCGTGCGCCGTCTCGAGGCGCTGAAGGACAGCCCGCTATTGCTCGTTCTCGATCAGGTGACCGACCCGCACAATGTCGGCGCCATCATGCGCTCGGCCGTCGCTTTCGATGCGGGCGCCGTCATCACGACGCAGCGCCACAGCCCGACCGAATCGGGCGTGATGGCAAAGTCGGCCTCGGGCGCGCTCGAACTCATACCTTATATACAGATCACCAATCTCGCGGATGCGCTCAGCGAGCTACACCGGCTCGGCTTCACGACGATCGGGCTCGATTCGGAAGGCCCGGCACCGCTGGAAGGCACCTTCAGCGGTGACAAGATCGCCCTCGTGCTCGGCTCCGAGGGCAAGGGCCTGCGCCAGAAGACGCGCGAAACGGTGAGTGCGCTTGCCCGGCTCGACATGCCGGGCGCGATCAAATCGCTCAATGTCTCGAACGCAGCCGCGATCGCGCTATATGCGACGCGGTCCTATCTCAAATCATAG
- a CDS encoding DUF3597 domain-containing protein has protein sequence MGIFDKIKGAIWGEAKAAEAAPAPTTTAATANPEPASTPAPSSTTAATSPATSAPSAPVDVASILDAAVKKSGQKLDWKHSIVDLMKALGMDASLSERKELAQELGYTGDAGDSAKMNMFLHKALLQKLADNGGKVPADLLD, from the coding sequence ATGGGTATCTTCGACAAGATCAAGGGTGCAATCTGGGGAGAGGCAAAGGCTGCCGAGGCCGCGCCTGCACCGACGACCACCGCCGCAACCGCCAATCCGGAACCTGCGTCGACGCCGGCTCCTTCGTCGACCACGGCGGCAACCTCGCCCGCGACGAGCGCTCCATCCGCGCCAGTGGATGTCGCCTCGATCCTCGACGCCGCCGTCAAGAAGAGCGGTCAGAAGCTGGACTGGAAACATTCGATCGTCGACCTGATGAAGGCGCTCGGCATGGATGCGAGCCTTTCGGAGCGCAAGGAGTTGGCGCAGGAGCTTGGCTATACCGGCGATGCCGGTGACTCCGCCAAGATGAACATGTTCCTTCACAAAGCTCTTTTGCAGAAGCTTGCCGACAATGGCGGCAAGGTGCCGGCCGATCTTCTCGATTGA
- the tuf gene encoding elongation factor Tu, with the protein MAKSKFERNKPHVNIGTIGHVDHGKTSLTAAITKYFGEFKAYDQIDAAPEEKARGITISTAHVEYETPNRHYAHVDCPGHADYVKNMITGAAQMDGAILVCSAADGPMPQTREHILLARQVGVPAIVVFLNKVDQVDDAELLELVELEVRELLSSYDFPGDDIPVVKGSALAALEDSDKKIGEDAIRELMAQVDAYIPTPERPIDQPFLMPIEDVFSISGRGTVVTGRVERGIVKVGEEVEIVGIRPTSKTTVTGVEMFRKLLDQGQAGDNIGALIRGVNRDGVERGQILCKPGSVKPHKKFMAEAYILTKEEGGRHTPFFTNYRPQFYFRTTDVTGIVTLPEGTEMVMPGDNVTVAVELIVPIAMEEKLRFAIREGGRTVGAGIVASIVE; encoded by the coding sequence ATGGCAAAGAGTAAGTTTGAGCGCAATAAGCCGCACGTTAACATCGGTACGATCGGTCACGTTGACCACGGCAAGACGTCCTTGACGGCAGCGATCACGAAGTACTTCGGCGAGTTCAAGGCGTACGACCAGATCGACGCGGCTCCGGAAGAGAAGGCTCGTGGTATCACGATCTCGACGGCCCACGTTGAATACGAGACGCCGAACCGTCACTATGCGCACGTTGACTGCCCCGGCCACGCCGACTACGTCAAGAACATGATCACGGGTGCCGCGCAGATGGACGGCGCGATCCTGGTTTGCTCTGCCGCTGACGGCCCGATGCCGCAGACGCGCGAGCACATCCTGCTTGCTCGCCAGGTTGGCGTTCCGGCGATCGTGGTGTTCCTGAACAAGGTCGACCAGGTTGACGACGCAGAACTTCTCGAGCTCGTCGAGCTCGAAGTTCGCGAACTTCTGTCGTCTTACGACTTCCCGGGCGACGATATCCCGGTCGTCAAGGGTTCGGCGCTTGCTGCACTTGAAGATTCGGACAAGAAGATCGGCGAAGACGCGATCCGCGAGCTGATGGCTCAGGTTGACGCCTACATCCCGACGCCAGAGCGTCCGATCGACCAGCCGTTCCTGATGCCGATCGAAGACGTGTTCTCGATCTCTGGCCGTGGTACGGTTGTGACGGGCCGCGTCGAGCGTGGTATCGTCAAGGTTGGTGAAGAAGTCGAAATCGTCGGCATTCGTCCGACGTCGAAGACGACGGTTACCGGCGTTGAAATGTTCCGCAAGCTGCTCGATCAGGGCCAGGCCGGCGACAACATCGGCGCGCTGATCCGCGGTGTTAACCGTGACGGCGTTGAGCGTGGTCAGATCCTGTGCAAGCCGGGTTCCGTCAAGCCGCACAAGAAGTTCATGGCAGAAGCCTACATCCTGACGAAGGAAGAAGGCGGCCGTCATACGCCGTTCTTCACGAACTACCGTCCGCAGTTCTACTTCCGTACGACGGACGTGACGGGCATCGTGACGCTTCCGGAAGGCACGGAAATGGTTATGCCTGGCGACAACGTGACGGTTGCCGTCGAGCTGATCGTTCCGATCGCGATGGAAGAAAAGCTTCGCTTCGCAATCCGCGAAGGCGGCCGTACCGTCGGCGCAGGCATCGTCGCATCCATCGTCGAGTAA
- a CDS encoding GrpB family protein: protein MRPIALVEYDPQWPLLFEHRSKVIGLLLGQPAAFHHIGSTAITGLCAKPKLDIDAVLFSEEDRLAATERLKEGGYRFHGDLHGAGRWAFTKDETPCGTRLYLCLPDNQVHRERLLFRDYLRAHPELAANYATLKRRLAEEANGDWDRYTSGKSDFVEDVVRRAKAEFGSTENITAW, encoded by the coding sequence ATGCGGCCGATCGCGCTCGTCGAATATGATCCGCAATGGCCCCTTCTTTTCGAACATAGAAGCAAGGTAATTGGCCTGCTGCTTGGCCAGCCCGCTGCGTTTCATCATATCGGCAGCACTGCCATCACCGGATTATGCGCCAAGCCCAAGCTCGACATCGATGCGGTCCTTTTCTCGGAAGAGGACAGGCTCGCCGCGACGGAGCGCCTGAAGGAAGGCGGATATCGTTTTCACGGCGATCTGCATGGCGCCGGCCGCTGGGCCTTCACCAAGGATGAGACGCCTTGCGGCACGCGCCTTTATCTTTGCCTGCCCGACAATCAGGTCCACCGGGAGCGCCTTCTCTTTCGCGATTATCTGCGCGCCCATCCCGAACTTGCGGCGAATTATGCGACCTTGAAACGGCGCCTGGCCGAAGAGGCCAACGGTGACTGGGACCGCTATACCAGCGGCAAGAGCGATTTCGTTGAGGATGTCGTGCGCCGTGCGAAGGCCGAATTCGGATCGACGGAAAATATCACCGCCTGGTGA
- a CDS encoding NAD(P)-dependent oxidoreductase has protein sequence MKKRILFTGGSGKAGRHTVPWLVNAGYEVHNVDLVPLNSPGVTNLQADVTDAGQVYNVLSMHRDFPDLDHGNGVQPFDAVVHFAAIPRILIKPDNETFRINTMSTYNVIEAAAKLGVRKIIVASSETTYGICFAEGHRDFHQFPLEEDYDVNPMDSYGLSKVVNEKTARAFAERFGIDIYALRIGNVIEPHEYERFPEFFANSEIRKRIAWSYIDARDLGQIVHLCIEKNGLGFQVFNAANDTVSASTPSRELAARHFPNVPFTREIGEYEGLLSNRKIREVLGFKEEHDWRKYVKV, from the coding sequence ATGAAGAAACGTATTTTGTTCACTGGCGGCAGCGGCAAGGCTGGACGTCACACTGTTCCCTGGCTGGTCAATGCCGGCTATGAAGTCCACAATGTCGATCTCGTGCCGCTGAATAGCCCCGGCGTCACCAATCTGCAGGCCGATGTCACCGATGCGGGACAAGTCTATAATGTCCTCAGCATGCATCGCGATTTTCCTGATCTCGATCATGGCAACGGCGTGCAGCCGTTCGATGCCGTCGTGCATTTCGCCGCCATTCCGCGCATCCTGATCAAGCCCGACAACGAGACCTTCCGCATCAACACGATGAGCACCTACAATGTCATCGAGGCGGCGGCGAAGCTCGGTGTGAGGAAGATCATCGTCGCCTCCAGCGAGACGACCTATGGGATCTGCTTCGCCGAAGGCCATCGCGACTTCCATCAGTTCCCGCTGGAAGAGGATTACGACGTCAATCCGATGGATTCCTATGGTCTGTCCAAGGTCGTGAACGAGAAGACTGCCCGCGCCTTTGCCGAGCGCTTCGGCATCGACATCTATGCGCTGCGCATCGGCAATGTCATCGAGCCGCACGAGTACGAGCGCTTCCCCGAGTTTTTCGCCAACAGCGAGATCCGCAAGCGTATCGCCTGGAGCTATATCGATGCTCGCGATCTCGGCCAGATCGTCCATCTCTGCATCGAGAAGAATGGCCTCGGCTTCCAGGTGTTCAATGCCGCCAACGATACGGTATCGGCCAGCACACCGTCGCGCGAACTCGCTGCCAGGCACTTTCCGAACGTTCCGTTCACGCGCGAGATCGGTGAATACGAGGGCCTCTTGTCCAATCGCAAGATCCGCGAAGTCTTGGGCTTCAAGGAAGAGCACGACTGGCGCAAATATGTGAAGGTCTGA